From the genome of Ectobacillus sp. JY-23, one region includes:
- a CDS encoding OsmC family protein: MIFRMREVGFETETEYGTLQVAGNSEYGFRPYQLMAASIAVCSGGVMRTILDKKRISYEDITMEAHIERNEKEANRITKIAVHFTIKADISEEQMHKVMELTAKNCSMVQSVKDSIEIVETFKIVK, translated from the coding sequence ATGATTTTTCGAATGAGAGAAGTCGGATTTGAAACAGAAACAGAATACGGTACATTGCAGGTTGCGGGAAACAGTGAATACGGATTTCGTCCGTATCAGCTCATGGCAGCTTCTATTGCTGTTTGTAGCGGAGGCGTTATGCGTACAATCTTGGACAAGAAGCGCATTTCGTATGAAGATATCACAATGGAAGCTCATATAGAGCGCAATGAAAAAGAAGCAAATCGCATTACGAAAATTGCAGTACATTTTACAATTAAAGCTGATATCAGTGAAGAACAGATGCATAAAGTCATGGAGCTGACAGCAAAAAATTGCTCGATGGTTCAATCTGTAAAAGATAGTATTGAAATTGTAGAGACGTTTAAAATCGTGAAGTAG
- a CDS encoding homogentisate 1,2-dioxygenase, with protein sequence MYYRQMGKLPHKRHVQFRKEDGSLYREQVMGTKGFSGTQSILYHEHMPTAVIETRVERSCEMQYEENGALAHRHFRTKAYREIGDAVNGRHFLLGNADLLIGVVNPTESMEYFYRNGDGDEMLFVHHGSGKIETMFGTITYRSGDYVIIPIGTIYRVIPDAGESKFLVVEANSQITTPRRYRNEYGQLLEHSPFCERDIRGPEQLETYNESGEFIVLTKSRGALHRHVLGHHPLDVVGWDGYLYPWVFNIEDFEPITGRIHQPPPVHQTFEGHNFVICSFVPRLYDYHPEAIPAPYYHSNVNSDEVLYYVKGNFMSRKGVEEESITLHPSGIPHGPHPGKTEASIGKKETIELAVMIDTFRPLQVLSHAKDVEDENYMYSWI encoded by the coding sequence ATGTACTATCGTCAAATGGGTAAGCTACCTCATAAAAGGCATGTTCAATTTCGTAAAGAGGACGGCTCCCTTTATCGCGAGCAAGTCATGGGAACAAAAGGATTTTCCGGAACGCAATCCATTTTATATCACGAGCATATGCCGACTGCAGTGATAGAAACGCGTGTGGAGCGTTCTTGTGAAATGCAATATGAAGAAAACGGTGCGCTGGCGCATCGTCACTTTAGAACGAAAGCATATAGAGAAATAGGAGATGCCGTGAACGGAAGACACTTTTTGCTTGGGAATGCTGATTTGCTAATTGGTGTTGTCAACCCGACAGAAAGTATGGAATATTTTTATCGCAATGGAGACGGAGATGAGATGCTGTTTGTGCATCACGGAAGCGGAAAAATTGAAACGATGTTCGGCACCATCACATACCGAAGCGGTGATTATGTAATTATCCCCATTGGAACGATTTATCGCGTAATCCCGGATGCTGGGGAATCGAAATTTTTGGTGGTTGAGGCAAACAGCCAAATTACAACGCCAAGGCGCTACCGAAACGAATACGGACAGTTGCTAGAACACAGTCCGTTTTGTGAGCGTGATATTCGTGGGCCGGAGCAGCTTGAAACTTATAATGAATCCGGCGAGTTTATTGTGCTTACAAAATCACGGGGTGCGCTGCATCGTCATGTACTCGGACATCATCCGTTAGATGTTGTCGGTTGGGATGGTTATTTGTATCCGTGGGTATTTAACATTGAAGACTTCGAGCCAATTACAGGGCGTATTCACCAGCCGCCTCCTGTACATCAAACGTTTGAAGGTCATAATTTTGTTATTTGTTCATTTGTGCCTCGTTTATACGATTATCATCCTGAAGCCATTCCAGCACCGTATTACCACAGCAATGTTAACAGCGATGAAGTATTGTATTATGTGAAAGGCAACTTTATGAGCCGCAAAGGCGTAGAGGAAGAATCCATTACCTTGCATCCAAGCGGAATTCCGCACGGCCCGCATCCAGGAAAAACGGAAGCGAGCATCGGAAAGAAGGAAACCATTGAGCTTGCGGTGATGATTGATACATTCCGTCCATTGCAGGTGCTGTCACATGCCAAGGATGTCGAAGACGAGAATTATATGTATAGCTGGATATGA
- a CDS encoding D-alanine--D-alanine ligase — protein sequence MKIKLGLLYGGKSAEHQVSLQTALAVNKALDRTKFDVYPIYITEQGQWVKGERLEGPVDNVAALQMKADAVSPLVLSKEMVPAEAAEETIDVVFPLLHGPNGEDGTVQGMLELMNIPYVGNGVLASAAGMDKVVMKNIFAQAGLPQANYTWFVRREWEKDRTAAYEKVEKELGYPCFVKPANLGSSVGINKCKNREELEAAFEEAFQFDRKIIIEENIVGREIEIGVLGNDEPRCSVVGEIVPNKEFYDYKAKYMDGDTGLIIPAEITAAEYEMVHDYAIRAFKALDGAGLTRADFFLTKEGQVYINEVNTMPGFTPFSMFPLLWQHAGVSYPELIQELVRLAIERHEEKQTIKYTM from the coding sequence ATGAAAATTAAGTTAGGTTTATTATATGGCGGTAAATCTGCGGAGCACCAAGTTTCCTTGCAAACGGCACTTGCGGTGAACAAAGCGTTAGATCGTACGAAATTTGATGTATATCCTATTTATATTACGGAACAAGGTCAATGGGTTAAAGGAGAGCGCTTAGAGGGGCCAGTAGATAATGTAGCTGCACTGCAAATGAAGGCTGATGCGGTTTCCCCACTGGTTCTAAGCAAAGAAATGGTACCTGCTGAAGCTGCGGAAGAAACGATTGATGTGGTATTTCCTTTGTTGCACGGACCGAACGGGGAAGATGGAACTGTACAAGGCATGCTAGAGTTAATGAATATTCCATACGTAGGAAACGGTGTATTGGCATCTGCGGCAGGTATGGATAAGGTTGTGATGAAAAATATTTTCGCACAAGCAGGCCTTCCACAAGCCAACTACACTTGGTTTGTACGTCGCGAATGGGAAAAGGATCGCACTGCAGCGTATGAAAAGGTTGAAAAAGAACTAGGCTATCCTTGCTTTGTCAAGCCGGCTAACTTAGGATCTAGCGTAGGGATTAACAAATGTAAAAACCGTGAAGAACTAGAAGCAGCCTTTGAAGAAGCCTTCCAATTTGATCGCAAAATCATCATTGAGGAAAACATTGTCGGTCGTGAAATTGAAATCGGTGTGCTTGGCAACGACGAACCAAGATGTTCAGTAGTTGGTGAAATTGTTCCTAATAAAGAGTTTTATGACTACAAAGCAAAATACATGGACGGCGATACAGGTTTAATCATTCCAGCAGAAATTACAGCTGCGGAATATGAGATGGTTCATGATTATGCAATTCGTGCTTTCAAGGCATTGGATGGTGCTGGTTTAACGCGTGCCGATTTCTTCCTTACAAAAGAAGGGCAAGTGTATATTAATGAAGTGAATACAATGCCAGGCTTTACACCATTTAGTATGTTCCCACTTTTATGGCAGCATGCAGGTGTTTCTTATCCTGAGTTGATTCAAGAGCTAGTTCGTTTGGCAATTGAACGTCACGAAGAAAAGCAAACAATCAAGTATACAATGTAA
- a CDS encoding flavin reductase family protein, producing the protein MNIEPNTLAWQDAYKLLIGSVLPRPIAFVSTVSRAGEANLAPFSFFTGICADPMLVCFAPMVRGSDGGKKDTLRNIEDTQEFVINIVGEKLAQQMNDTAIEYGPDVDEFESVGLTKEASQKIQAPRVKESDVHLECVVERILHFGEHAGAGSLVIGKVVLVHVRDELYKDGKIITELLQPIGRLAGQTYTKATTDTFVLERKTGPQKAGETS; encoded by the coding sequence ATGAATATTGAACCGAATACGTTAGCATGGCAGGATGCCTATAAGCTGTTAATTGGTTCTGTGTTGCCCCGACCGATTGCATTTGTATCAACAGTAAGCAGAGCTGGCGAGGCCAACCTTGCACCGTTCAGCTTTTTTACTGGCATTTGTGCAGACCCAATGCTGGTTTGTTTTGCGCCGATGGTACGAGGTAGTGATGGCGGCAAAAAGGATACACTGCGCAATATTGAGGATACACAAGAATTTGTCATTAATATTGTTGGCGAAAAGCTCGCGCAGCAGATGAATGATACAGCAATTGAATATGGACCTGATGTGGATGAGTTTGAAAGTGTCGGGCTAACAAAAGAAGCTTCACAAAAGATACAAGCGCCCCGTGTAAAAGAAAGTGATGTGCATTTAGAATGTGTTGTGGAGCGAATTCTGCATTTTGGAGAGCATGCAGGCGCGGGAAGCTTGGTAATCGGGAAAGTGGTTCTTGTGCATGTTCGCGATGAACTGTATAAAGACGGTAAGATTATTACAGAATTGCTGCAGCCGATTGGTCGCCTCGCCGGTCAAACGTATACAAAAGCAACCACCGATACGTTTGTATTGGAAAGAAAAACAGGCCCGCAAAAGGCAGGGGAAACCTCATGA
- a CDS encoding MATE family efflux transporter: MEQTKGKSRPNLTEGPIAKTLFFFSLPILMGNVLQSLNGSINSIWVGKFLGEQALAATSNAHIILFFLLSSIFGIGMAATILVGQRVGAGDVPGAKQVVGTSALFFALLSIIVGAFGFVFSSFILDVMNTPADVKPLAVTYTKIIFAGVPFMFIYNYVMTILRGSGDSKTPFYFLIVSVVLDIVLNPILIFGWGPFPKMDIAGSAFATFIAQFISLAALLIYLYKKEYFLRIKRSELHLLRADWVILKSLIQKGIPMGLQMMVVSSSVLGLFNIINTYGSEAAAAFGAASQLSNYVQMPAMAIGGAVTSMAAQNIGAGLWDRVHRITWIGVMFNVILTGAIVGIIHIFNREALLLFLPATGQAVDIGIQINNVTLWSFILFGIMFVVGGVVRSTGAVMVPLLITFIVLWIVRTPLAYYLGKAYGLDALWWSFPISFAIAVAGNVLYYLFGNWKEVKMVRG, translated from the coding sequence ATGGAACAAACAAAAGGAAAATCGAGGCCAAATTTAACAGAAGGTCCTATCGCAAAAACGTTGTTTTTCTTTTCTTTACCAATCCTGATGGGAAACGTGTTGCAGTCATTAAACGGCTCCATCAATTCTATTTGGGTCGGTAAGTTTCTAGGAGAACAAGCGTTGGCAGCTACATCCAACGCGCATATTATTTTATTTTTCCTGTTGAGCTCTATTTTTGGAATTGGGATGGCGGCGACAATTTTAGTGGGCCAAAGGGTTGGTGCTGGTGACGTACCTGGTGCGAAACAAGTGGTAGGAACGAGTGCGTTGTTCTTCGCGTTGCTGTCTATTATCGTCGGGGCATTCGGTTTTGTTTTTTCTTCATTTATTTTAGATGTAATGAACACGCCTGCTGATGTGAAGCCTCTTGCGGTTACCTATACAAAAATTATCTTTGCTGGTGTGCCGTTTATGTTTATTTACAACTATGTGATGACCATTTTACGAGGATCTGGCGACTCTAAAACACCATTTTATTTTTTAATTGTATCGGTTGTTCTGGATATTGTTTTAAACCCGATTCTCATATTTGGATGGGGTCCTTTCCCAAAAATGGACATTGCGGGCTCTGCGTTTGCTACGTTTATTGCCCAGTTCATTAGTTTGGCGGCACTACTAATTTACTTGTATAAAAAAGAATATTTTCTACGCATCAAGAGGTCAGAACTGCATCTGCTTCGTGCGGATTGGGTGATTTTAAAGTCGCTCATTCAAAAAGGAATTCCAATGGGGCTGCAGATGATGGTGGTTTCTTCAAGTGTACTTGGTCTGTTTAATATTATTAATACATACGGATCTGAGGCTGCGGCTGCATTTGGTGCTGCTTCGCAGCTATCAAATTACGTCCAAATGCCCGCAATGGCTATTGGTGGTGCTGTTACGTCTATGGCTGCACAAAACATTGGTGCCGGTCTGTGGGATCGAGTGCACCGGATTACGTGGATTGGTGTTATGTTCAATGTAATTCTAACAGGAGCTATTGTGGGTATCATTCATATCTTCAACCGCGAGGCGCTACTGCTGTTTTTACCAGCGACGGGGCAAGCAGTCGACATTGGTATTCAGATAAATAATGTAACGTTGTGGTCATTTATTCTGTTTGGGATTATGTTTGTCGTGGGCGGGGTCGTTCGTTCAACTGGTGCAGTGATGGTACCATTGCTTATTACATTCATTGTTCTTTGGATTGTACGTACGCCGCTCGCGTATTATCTTGGTAAAGCCTACGGACTCGATGCACTTTGGTGGAGCTTCCCAATTAGCTTTGCGATCGCTGTGGCGGGCAATGTCTTGTACTATTTATTTGGAAATTGGAAAGAAGTGAAAATGGTAAGGGGCTAA
- the murF gene encoding UDP-N-acetylmuramoyl-tripeptide--D-alanyl-D-alanine ligase, whose amino-acid sequence MIKRTLAQVQQMVGGDGLEARYNEVSIQGVSIDSRRIEQGNLYIPIQGERFDGHTFTAGAVDNGAAAVLWQKDVKSPPANVPVIYVDDTLAALQKLSQSYRNELDVKVIGITGSNGKTSAKDILTGLLATTFKVQKTEGNYNNHIGMPLTILRLEEDTEMAVLEMGMSGFGEISFLSNLARPDAAIITNIGESHLMELGSRDGIAQAKLEITEGLQGGIFVYNGDEPLLTNRVSTMSINGKLVTFGESHTNDYYPLQIEMKADGTSFRMNRTDETFFLKALGKHNVYNALACMAVAAFFGVPWDRMQQGLAKLQLTGMRMEVTKKEDGLTIINDAYNASPTSMRAALAFCKELSGYRNKVLVLGDMLELGDQEEQFHYEVGQEIDLQTADFVFTYGILGAQIARGAIENIGKERVKQYDDKRKLAESLKQVLTGDDVVLLKASRGMKLEEVLNYL is encoded by the coding sequence ATGATAAAACGAACATTGGCACAGGTACAACAAATGGTAGGTGGAGACGGACTGGAGGCAAGATACAACGAGGTATCTATCCAAGGTGTATCCATTGATTCACGTCGCATCGAGCAAGGAAACTTATACATTCCCATTCAAGGAGAGCGCTTTGACGGTCACACGTTTACAGCAGGGGCTGTTGATAATGGTGCGGCGGCTGTACTTTGGCAAAAAGATGTAAAAAGCCCGCCAGCTAACGTGCCGGTCATTTATGTAGATGACACACTTGCAGCGCTTCAAAAATTGTCACAGTCGTATCGAAACGAGCTAGATGTAAAAGTAATCGGCATTACGGGTAGCAACGGAAAAACGTCCGCCAAAGATATTTTGACAGGTCTGCTTGCCACTACTTTTAAGGTACAAAAAACAGAAGGAAACTATAACAATCACATTGGTATGCCGCTTACCATTCTTCGCCTAGAAGAAGATACAGAAATGGCTGTTTTAGAAATGGGGATGTCCGGCTTTGGAGAAATCTCATTTTTATCAAATTTAGCGCGCCCAGATGCGGCCATCATTACAAACATCGGCGAATCACATTTAATGGAACTTGGCTCTCGTGACGGAATTGCACAAGCAAAGCTGGAGATTACAGAAGGGTTGCAGGGCGGTATCTTTGTCTACAACGGTGACGAGCCATTGCTTACAAACCGCGTAAGTACCATGTCGATTAATGGAAAGCTTGTAACGTTTGGAGAGAGTCATACCAATGATTATTACCCACTGCAGATCGAAATGAAAGCAGATGGCACTTCTTTTCGCATGAATCGTACAGATGAGACATTCTTTTTAAAGGCACTTGGTAAGCATAATGTGTATAATGCCTTAGCTTGCATGGCTGTTGCGGCATTTTTTGGTGTACCTTGGGATCGTATGCAGCAAGGACTTGCGAAATTGCAGCTAACAGGAATGCGCATGGAGGTAACAAAAAAAGAAGATGGACTGACTATCATTAATGATGCATATAATGCGAGTCCGACTTCTATGCGAGCGGCTTTGGCGTTTTGTAAGGAACTAAGCGGCTATCGTAACAAAGTACTTGTGCTGGGGGATATGTTAGAACTTGGCGACCAAGAGGAACAGTTTCATTATGAAGTAGGGCAAGAGATTGACCTGCAAACAGCGGATTTTGTTTTCACTTACGGTATATTAGGTGCACAGATTGCCAGAGGTGCTATAGAAAATATAGGAAAAGAGCGCGTCAAGCAGTATGATGACAAGCGTAAGCTTGCAGAAAGTCTAAAGCAAGTGCTAACGGGAGACGATGTTGTCTTGCTTAAAGCTTCCAGAGGGATGAAGTTGGAAGAAGTTCTCAACTACTTATGA
- a CDS encoding fumarylacetoacetate hydrolase family protein, which produces MKFVTFINPSGEMRAGWLHEDRVVDMEIAGSGRLPSQMLDFLAHANEYMEVIADLPVSPTYHISEVTLCAPLPNPGSIRDFYAFEEHVKTARGRRGLSVVPEWYDVPVFYFTNHRAVLGPEDEVVRPVRSKKLDYELEIACIIGKQGRDITVEEADAYIFGYCILNDWSARDLQMQEVQVGLGPAKGKDFATSLGPYIVTKDELEIYRQGDRYDLTMTARVNGEELSRGNFQDIHYTYMEMIARASADVTLYPGDVIGSGTVGTGCILEHGTERWLQPGDVVELEVTGLGVLRNTVKKGGDDVLSSNG; this is translated from the coding sequence ATGAAGTTTGTGACGTTTATAAATCCGTCCGGAGAGATGCGAGCCGGTTGGTTACATGAAGATCGTGTAGTTGATATGGAAATAGCCGGCTCTGGTCGGCTTCCTTCTCAAATGCTGGATTTTTTAGCGCATGCCAATGAGTATATGGAAGTGATTGCAGATCTTCCTGTTTCACCTACATATCATATATCAGAGGTTACGCTCTGTGCGCCTCTGCCGAATCCAGGAAGCATCCGTGACTTTTATGCATTTGAGGAGCATGTAAAAACGGCGCGAGGACGCCGTGGATTATCTGTTGTGCCGGAGTGGTACGACGTACCCGTCTTTTATTTCACAAATCATCGTGCTGTACTTGGACCGGAAGATGAAGTTGTGAGACCGGTGCGCTCTAAAAAGCTAGATTACGAGCTGGAGATTGCATGCATTATCGGCAAACAGGGACGAGATATAACGGTAGAAGAAGCGGATGCCTATATTTTTGGCTACTGTATCTTGAACGATTGGAGTGCTCGTGATTTACAGATGCAGGAGGTACAAGTCGGACTTGGACCTGCCAAAGGGAAGGATTTTGCGACATCTTTAGGACCTTATATTGTCACGAAGGATGAGCTGGAGATATATAGACAGGGAGATCGTTATGATCTAACAATGACGGCACGTGTGAACGGCGAAGAGTTATCACGAGGTAATTTCCAAGATATCCATTATACATATATGGAGATGATTGCCCGTGCTTCTGCAGATGTGACGCTGTATCCTGGGGATGTCATCGGGTCCGGTACAGTTGGAACAGGATGTATATTAGAGCACGGGACAGAGCGATGGCTGCAGCCGGGTGATGTGGTTGAGCTTGAAGTCACGGGCCTTGGGGTACTTCGGAATACAGTGAAAAAGGGGGGGGACGATGTACTATCGTCAAATGGGTAA
- the hppD gene encoding 4-hydroxyphenylpyruvate dioxygenase, with product MKKQSIEAVSKQVEDFFPVRDVDYLEMYVGNAKQACHYFTTAFGFKPVAYSGLETGNRERVSYVLQQRNMRLVLSGSLGENHKIAEFVKKHGDGVKDVALLVDDLDKAYTEAVEHGAIAIEPPVALTDENGTIKKAVIATYGDTVHTLIERKDYKGVFMPGYQPIELSIPFEETGLIGVDHVVGNVENMEEWVSYYENVMGFKQMIHFDDDDISTEYSALMSKVMTNGSRIKFPINEPAEGKRKSQIQEYLEFYNGAGVQHLALLTNDIIKTVSALRANGVEFLETPDSYYEELTERVGKIDEEIDKLKELKVLVDRDDEGYLLQIFTKPIVDRPTLFIEIIQRKGSRGFGEGNFKALFEAIEREQERRGNL from the coding sequence ATGAAAAAACAATCTATCGAAGCAGTAAGTAAACAAGTAGAAGATTTTTTCCCGGTACGTGATGTTGATTATTTAGAAATGTATGTAGGTAATGCAAAGCAAGCGTGTCATTATTTCACAACTGCATTTGGATTTAAACCAGTAGCATATTCTGGACTTGAGACAGGAAATCGTGAGCGTGTTTCGTATGTCCTGCAACAGCGTAATATGCGTCTTGTTTTATCAGGCTCTCTTGGCGAAAATCATAAAATTGCTGAGTTCGTAAAAAAACACGGAGATGGCGTAAAGGACGTAGCTCTTCTTGTAGATGACTTAGATAAAGCTTATACAGAAGCTGTAGAGCATGGTGCAATAGCGATTGAGCCACCTGTAGCATTAACAGATGAAAACGGCACAATTAAAAAAGCGGTAATTGCTACGTACGGAGATACAGTTCATACATTAATTGAGCGTAAAGACTATAAAGGTGTGTTTATGCCTGGATATCAACCAATTGAACTATCTATCCCATTTGAAGAAACAGGGTTAATTGGTGTAGACCATGTTGTCGGTAATGTAGAAAACATGGAGGAATGGGTTAGCTATTATGAGAATGTTATGGGCTTTAAACAAATGATTCATTTTGATGATGATGATATTAGCACAGAGTATTCAGCACTTATGTCTAAGGTTATGACAAATGGAAGCCGCATTAAGTTTCCAATTAATGAGCCTGCTGAAGGAAAACGTAAATCGCAAATTCAAGAATACCTAGAGTTCTATAACGGTGCAGGTGTACAGCATTTGGCGCTTTTAACAAATGATATTATTAAGACAGTGTCTGCTTTGCGTGCAAACGGGGTTGAATTCTTAGAAACACCGGATTCTTATTATGAAGAATTAACAGAGCGTGTTGGAAAGATAGATGAAGAGATTGATAAATTAAAAGAGCTGAAAGTATTAGTAGATCGTGATGACGAAGGCTATTTGCTGCAAATCTTCACGAAGCCAATTGTAGATCGTCCAACGCTATTTATCGAAATTATCCAGCGCAAAGGCTCTAGAGGATTTGGGGAAGGAAACTTTAAAGCGTTATTTGAAGCAATTGAGCGTGAGCAAGAGCGCCGCGGAAATCTGTAA
- a CDS encoding MFS transporter — protein MKKTFLELKAMDRNVWIRFLGETLNGIAFMMLMPFFALYLKDKVDSLVQVGIVMALSPIAASIGSIIGGRIADLYGRKPIMIFSMVSNGIVMLGFLFFDSFMMYAVLSVLMGLCNSLFHPAASAMVADVTEPEKRTEAYGLLRMGHNIGAAIGPILGASIVVLSKDVIFITAAASLLFYAVLVAVFIRETMPTQKEEEKTNSEKGAWKVILADRVLMIYLLAGIVISMGFSQTEGMLPLHFDNEMKNIFGTNNPFPYLLALNGTMVVLFQFPISKWASDKPVGRMMLYGAVLFGVGLLAIGWLPKWFGAQGSEAWFVMSVMFLVYAVYTLGEMVMSPVQMTFVANLAPEELRGTYMGAASLQWICGGALGPLLGGFLLDQLLGHVLFSLLGIGCLVAGIVYISLDCMTEKKDAKQSGISV, from the coding sequence ATGAAGAAAACTTTTTTAGAGTTAAAGGCGATGGACCGCAATGTGTGGATTCGATTTTTGGGTGAAACGCTGAATGGCATCGCATTTATGATGCTTATGCCGTTTTTTGCATTATATTTAAAAGATAAAGTAGACTCTTTAGTGCAGGTTGGTATTGTAATGGCACTATCACCAATTGCAGCAAGTATAGGTTCTATCATTGGCGGACGTATCGCTGACTTGTACGGCCGGAAGCCGATTATGATTTTCTCTATGGTGAGCAATGGAATTGTGATGCTCGGATTCTTATTTTTTGATAGTTTTATGATGTACGCAGTGCTTTCCGTATTGATGGGACTGTGTAATTCCTTGTTTCACCCGGCTGCATCGGCTATGGTGGCGGACGTGACCGAACCGGAAAAACGTACAGAAGCGTACGGACTGTTGCGAATGGGACATAATATCGGGGCAGCAATTGGTCCAATTTTGGGCGCTTCGATTGTCGTACTTTCTAAGGATGTTATCTTTATTACGGCTGCTGCTAGCTTATTGTTTTATGCAGTACTTGTGGCAGTGTTTATTCGCGAGACGATGCCAACACAAAAGGAAGAGGAGAAAACCAATAGTGAAAAGGGAGCATGGAAAGTAATACTCGCTGATCGTGTCCTTATGATTTATCTGCTAGCAGGTATCGTTATTTCCATGGGTTTTTCGCAAACTGAGGGCATGCTCCCGCTTCATTTTGATAATGAAATGAAGAATATTTTCGGAACAAATAATCCATTTCCATATTTGCTGGCTCTAAACGGAACGATGGTTGTATTGTTTCAGTTTCCCATTTCTAAATGGGCGTCTGATAAACCAGTAGGACGCATGATGCTTTACGGTGCAGTACTATTCGGAGTTGGTTTGCTTGCAATCGGCTGGCTGCCAAAATGGTTTGGTGCACAAGGAAGTGAAGCTTGGTTTGTTATGAGCGTGATGTTCCTTGTTTATGCCGTTTACACGCTTGGTGAAATGGTGATGTCGCCTGTACAAATGACATTTGTGGCCAATTTGGCACCTGAAGAATTACGCGGTACGTATATGGGAGCAGCAAGTCTCCAGTGGATATGTGGCGGTGCACTCGGACCATTGCTCGGCGGTTTCTTGCTCGATCAATTGCTGGGTCATGTGTTATTCAGCTTGCTGGGAATTGGGTGCTTAGTGGCAGGTATTGTATATATCTCATTAGATTGTATGACAGAAAAGAAAGATGCAAAGCAAAGTGGTATATCAGTTTGA